Proteins co-encoded in one Xyrauchen texanus isolate HMW12.3.18 chromosome 19, RBS_HiC_50CHRs, whole genome shotgun sequence genomic window:
- the LOC127659955 gene encoding DNA damage-inducible transcript 4-like protein, giving the protein MVYTQALVFGNGMSVRCEQENLVEGLTFRQYFKPDKEKLKRCGRLMKAQSSSSLGSECSLEEEGGEDVCLQLELSKSIEKCLFDAKRASLHCQELRLPRHMTARVAGDILRASTNEPCGIRGALIHMFMENKGTLLKLGTVTPNQSLTPTFELSVILHSDLNGWPPLKILFQGGKVLSIKREYRLIKQKLYSSETPTVLEFY; this is encoded by the exons ATGGTCTACACTCAAGCACTGGTGTTCGGTAACGGGATGTCCGTCAGGTGCGAGCAGGAAAACCTAGTGGAGGGTTTGACGTTTCGACAATACTTCAAACCAGACAAAGAGAAACTTAAGCGCTGCGGCAGACTAATGAAAGCACAAAGTTCATCAA GTCTGGGATCTGAGTGCAGTTTGGAAGAGGAAGGCGGCGAAGATGTGTGTCTTCAGCTTGAGCTCTCCAAAAGCATTGAGAAGTGTCTCTTTGATGCCAAAAGGGCAAGTTTGCACTGCCAGGAGCTTCGTCTGCCCAGGCACATGACCGCGCGTGTTGCCGGAGACATCCTGCGCGCATCCACGAATGAGCCGTGCGGGATACGTGGCGCCTTGATCCACATGTTCATGGAAAACAAGGGTACACTACTGAAGCTGGGCACCGTGACACCCAATCAGAGTCTCACACCCACCTTTGAGCTGTCGGTCATCTTACACTCTGACCTGAATGGATGGCCACCGCTAAAGATCCTCTTTCAAGGCGGGAAAGTCTTAAGCATTAAACGAGAATACCGGCTGATCAAGCAAAAGCTCTACTCTTCTGAAACTCCTACTGTACTGGAATTTTATTAA